A portion of the Calothrix sp. 336/3 genome contains these proteins:
- a CDS encoding response regulator transcription factor, giving the protein MPLKILVVDDDPGTLAAISDYLYLCGYSVITVNNGQEALEQVEISRPDLMVTDIVMPVMNGYELVRQVRQKPTLRLLPVILLTARAKTEERILGYQSGCDLYLPKPFELEELGAAISNLLERSRIIQSEYLVFHAQNTNPSTQKGIDNYSSNDRIDSGLFAELSPREQEVLELLTHGLSNVEIGHKLHLSPRTVEKYVSSLLRKSSTSNRAELVRFAMKHGLVE; this is encoded by the coding sequence ATGCCCTTGAAAATTCTTGTAGTGGATGACGATCCGGGTACTCTTGCCGCGATTAGTGATTATTTGTATCTGTGTGGTTACTCGGTAATTACTGTAAATAACGGTCAAGAAGCTTTAGAGCAAGTAGAAATTTCTCGCCCCGATTTAATGGTGACTGACATTGTGATGCCGGTGATGAACGGTTATGAATTAGTACGTCAGGTGAGACAAAAACCGACACTGCGGTTATTACCAGTCATTTTATTAACAGCTCGTGCCAAGACTGAGGAAAGAATTCTGGGATATCAGTCAGGATGTGATTTGTATTTGCCTAAGCCGTTTGAATTGGAAGAGTTAGGAGCAGCTATCAGTAATTTACTAGAGCGATCGCGGATTATTCAATCAGAGTATCTTGTTTTCCATGCCCAAAATACCAATCCATCCACACAAAAAGGTATAGATAATTACTCATCAAATGACCGTATCGATTCGGGACTATTTGCAGAACTCAGTCCCAGAGAGCAAGAAGTTTTAGAACTCTTGACCCATGGCTTATCTAATGTCGAAATAGGTCATAAATTACACCTCAGCCCTCGGACTGTGGAGAAGTATGTTAGTAGTCTGTTGCGAAAATCCTCGACTAGCAATCGCGCTGAACTAGTACGCTTTGCCATGAAGCATGGTTTAGTGGAATGA
- a CDS encoding Uma2 family endonuclease encodes MSLSVKNLLELQKKLRDYDCDFQMELSDGRINLMEPVDVYASEIGAEMMRLLGNWVKPRKLGRVLDSGCGYILPNKYLKAPHISFIRAQRLKQSPRYFARIVPDLVIEIKAHRDRLEFLEEKIQLFLQLGTQVGVLIDADILQVKVYHPTEATITFNQDDTLTLPQILPGLEVAIANIFPPIFD; translated from the coding sequence ATGTCTCTCTCTGTTAAAAATCTCTTGGAATTGCAAAAGAAGCTGCGAGATTATGACTGCGATTTCCAAATGGAATTAAGCGATGGCAGAATAAATCTTATGGAACCGGTGGATGTTTATGCGAGTGAAATTGGTGCAGAAATGATGCGGTTGTTAGGGAATTGGGTTAAACCGCGCAAATTAGGACGGGTATTAGACTCCGGTTGTGGCTATATTTTACCAAATAAGTATTTAAAAGCGCCTCATATTTCCTTTATTCGTGCCCAGCGTCTCAAACAAAGTCCTCGTTATTTTGCGCGCATTGTTCCCGATTTAGTTATAGAGATTAAAGCTCACCGCGATCGCCTAGAATTTTTAGAAGAGAAAATCCAACTATTTTTACAGTTAGGAACCCAAGTCGGCGTGCTAATAGATGCAGATATTTTACAGGTGAAAGTTTATCATCCTACAGAAGCAACTATTACCTTCAATCAGGATGATACTCTTACCCTACCGCAAATCTTACCTGGATTAGAAGTGGCGATCGCCAATATTTTCCCACCGATATTTGATTAA
- the smpB gene encoding SsrA-binding protein SmpB, translating to MSDKDNNDGYKVITDNRQARFLYEILETYEAGIQLTGTEVKSIRAGKVNLQDGYALLRNGEVWLLNAHISPYNASGQYFNHEPRRTRKLLMHRQEIRKLIGKVEQQGLTLIPLKMYFKRGWVKLTIGLAKGKKIHDKREDLKRRQDQRDMQRAMKRY from the coding sequence ATGAGTGATAAAGATAACAACGACGGTTACAAGGTAATTACGGATAATCGACAAGCCCGTTTTTTATACGAAATTCTGGAGACTTACGAAGCTGGAATTCAATTGACGGGAACCGAGGTGAAATCCATTCGTGCAGGTAAAGTCAATCTTCAAGATGGCTATGCTTTGTTGCGAAATGGTGAAGTTTGGTTGCTTAATGCCCATATTTCACCCTATAACGCCAGTGGTCAGTATTTTAACCATGAACCTCGACGCACCCGCAAACTGTTAATGCATCGTCAAGAAATTCGCAAGTTAATTGGTAAAGTCGAACAGCAAGGTTTGACTCTGATTCCCTTAAAAATGTATTTCAAGCGAGGTTGGGTAAAACTGACTATTGGTTTAGCCAAGGGTAAAAAGATACATGACAAGCGAGAAGATTTAAAACGTCGTCAAGATCAACGAGATATGCAACGAGCTATGAAGCGCTATTAA
- a CDS encoding rhomboid family intramembrane serine protease produces the protein MVPIRDNNPTTITPYVTYGLIALNVVAFIYEASLPPQILDNFLHLFAVVPRELSANFAGIPVNQGIPEWSTLISSQFLHGGFLHLGGNMLFLWIFGNNVEDKLGHGKFLFFYLACGVLAALTQWYFSQGSTVPSLGASGAIAGVMGAYILRFPQAEILTLVPLGIFFPTFRIPAFYFLGFWFVQQAFYGLASLESPTNIGMESGGIAYWAHAGGFIFGAILAPLLGLFQDQAQEKYD, from the coding sequence ATGGTTCCAATTAGAGATAATAATCCCACAACAATTACTCCCTATGTCACCTATGGGCTAATTGCCTTGAATGTCGTGGCATTTATTTATGAAGCCAGTTTACCACCACAAATTTTAGATAATTTTTTGCATCTATTTGCCGTGGTTCCCCGTGAGCTTTCAGCAAATTTCGCTGGTATTCCTGTGAATCAAGGTATACCAGAATGGTCTACTTTAATCTCCTCTCAATTTTTACACGGAGGTTTTTTGCACCTAGGCGGTAATATGTTATTTCTCTGGATTTTCGGAAATAACGTAGAAGATAAGTTAGGTCATGGCAAGTTTTTATTTTTCTATTTAGCCTGTGGAGTCTTAGCTGCTTTGACTCAGTGGTATTTTTCCCAGGGTTCTACCGTACCATCTTTAGGTGCAAGTGGCGCGATCGCGGGGGTAATGGGTGCATATATTCTTCGCTTTCCCCAAGCAGAAATCCTTACCCTTGTACCTTTAGGAATATTTTTCCCCACTTTCCGTATTCCAGCATTTTATTTTCTGGGATTTTGGTTTGTTCAACAAGCTTTCTATGGTCTTGCTAGCCTAGAATCACCAACAAATATTGGTATGGAAAGCGGGGGGATTGCTTACTGGGCGCACGCTGGCGGTTTTATCTTCGGAGCTATTCTTGCACCTTTACTAGGTTTATTTCAAGACCAAGCCCAGGAGAAATATGATTAA